In one Saccharibacillus brassicae genomic region, the following are encoded:
- a CDS encoding SDR family oxidoreductase gives MNPSRPYVPAAAADPIESAAAARPLQASAPKVALIVGANGVIGRNLAEHLVSLPDWTVIGVSRRGGESSDRIRYLSVDLLDAGAVREALAGLSQVTHIFYAAYQDRGTWAELVAPNLDMLVNVVDALEPVAADLRHISLMQGYKVYGAHLGPFKTPAKESDAFHMPPEFNVDQQQFLERRQVGSRWTWSALRPSVVCGFALGNPMNLAMVLAVYASLSKELGLPLRFPGKPGAYDSLLEMTDAGLLARATVWAATDERCANQAFNINNGDLFRWSEMWPKIADYFGMETAPPLPMPLSDVMRGKESLWDGLVAKYDLAPHTYAEVSSWAFGDFVFGWDYDFFADGGKARRLGLHEYVDTERMFTDIFDDLKRRKIIPA, from the coding sequence ATGAACCCATCCCGACCTTACGTCCCCGCCGCAGCGGCCGACCCGATCGAATCCGCCGCAGCGGCCCGCCCGCTTCAAGCTTCCGCACCGAAAGTCGCCCTGATCGTCGGGGCCAACGGCGTCATCGGACGCAATCTGGCGGAGCATCTGGTCTCGCTGCCCGACTGGACCGTTATCGGCGTCTCGCGCCGGGGCGGCGAATCGTCCGATCGGATCCGCTATCTGTCCGTCGATCTGCTGGATGCCGGCGCTGTGCGGGAAGCGCTCGCCGGATTGTCGCAGGTCACCCATATTTTCTACGCCGCCTATCAGGACCGCGGCACGTGGGCCGAACTCGTCGCGCCCAATCTAGACATGCTGGTCAACGTCGTCGACGCGCTGGAACCGGTCGCCGCCGATCTGCGCCATATCAGCCTGATGCAGGGCTACAAAGTGTACGGCGCGCATCTGGGGCCGTTCAAGACGCCCGCAAAGGAAAGCGACGCTTTCCATATGCCGCCCGAATTCAACGTGGACCAGCAGCAGTTTCTGGAGCGCCGCCAAGTCGGCAGCCGCTGGACCTGGTCCGCGCTGCGCCCGTCCGTCGTGTGCGGCTTCGCGCTCGGCAATCCGATGAATCTGGCGATGGTCCTCGCGGTCTATGCGTCGCTGTCCAAAGAGCTCGGACTGCCGCTGCGATTTCCCGGCAAGCCCGGCGCGTACGACAGCCTGCTGGAGATGACCGACGCCGGCCTGCTCGCCAGAGCGACCGTCTGGGCCGCGACGGACGAGCGCTGCGCCAATCAGGCGTTCAACATCAACAACGGCGACCTGTTCCGCTGGAGCGAAATGTGGCCGAAGATCGCCGACTATTTCGGGATGGAGACCGCTCCGCCGCTGCCGATGCCGCTGAGCGACGTGATGCGCGGCAAAGAGAGCCTCTGGGACGGCTTGGTCGCCAAATACGATCTGGCCCCGCATACTTATGCGGAAGTGTCTTCGTGGGCGTTCGGCGATTTCGTGTTCGGCTGGGATTACGACTTCTTCGCGGACGGCGGCAAAGCCCGGCGGCTCGGCCTGCACGAATACGTCGACACCGAGCGGATGTTCACGGACATCTTCGACGATCTGAAGCGCCGCAAAATCATTCCGGCCTGA
- a CDS encoding metallophosphoesterase family protein, with product MTGDIHGTIDVNKRLNGKNFPEQKKLTKNDYVIIVGDFGLIWSGDKEDQYWLKWLHRTKSFTTLFIDGNHENFDLLERYPVEEWNGGTVHRINDSVLHLMRGQVFEIDGVRFFTFGGAASHDKKWRKEGKSWWAREMPSEEEYRAGWTNLDKHRWEVDYVLTHTCSSSALAHIAANYPTDVEPDGMHAYLQAIQQRLTYRTWYFGHFHQDAELPAEQRLLYHRIVKIR from the coding sequence GTGACGGGAGACATCCACGGTACGATCGACGTGAACAAGCGTTTGAACGGCAAAAATTTTCCCGAACAAAAGAAACTGACGAAAAATGACTACGTGATCATTGTCGGGGACTTCGGATTGATCTGGTCCGGAGACAAGGAAGATCAATATTGGTTGAAGTGGCTGCATCGGACCAAGTCGTTTACGACTCTGTTCATTGACGGCAATCACGAGAACTTCGATCTGCTTGAGCGGTATCCGGTCGAGGAATGGAATGGGGGAACGGTGCATCGGATCAACGACAGCGTGCTGCATCTAATGAGAGGACAAGTGTTCGAGATCGACGGCGTGCGATTTTTCACTTTTGGAGGAGCCGCTTCCCATGACAAAAAATGGCGGAAGGAAGGGAAGTCGTGGTGGGCCAGAGAGATGCCTTCGGAAGAAGAATACCGGGCAGGATGGACGAATCTCGACAAGCACCGCTGGGAAGTCGATTACGTCCTGACGCATACCTGCTCGTCGTCCGCGCTCGCGCATATAGCGGCGAACTATCCGACCGACGTCGAACCGGACGGCATGCATGCCTACTTGCAGGCGATCCAGCAGCGATTGACGTATCGAACCTGGTATTTCGGACATTTCCATCAAGACGCGGAGCTGCCCGCGGAGCAGCGGCTGCTGTATCATCGGATCGTAAAAATTCGATAA
- a CDS encoding response regulator transcription factor, whose protein sequence is MTYRILVVEDDKEILEGISIYLRNQGYEVLQAADGVEGLARIEAAEEVHLAIVDVMMPRMDGISMTMKLREKHDFPVIFLSAKSEEIDKIAGLNIGGDDYIAKPFAPMELLARIHSQLRRYARYLALLSGGAGAEAGKSTRHAVGGLELDEETVDVGVDGVPVRLTPLEFKILALLIRHPGRVFPADEIYERIWNDRAVSTDTIMVHIRNIREKIEINPKQPKYLKVVWGVGYKIEKQ, encoded by the coding sequence ATGACGTACCGGATTCTGGTCGTGGAAGACGACAAAGAAATATTGGAAGGGATCTCGATTTATTTGCGCAATCAGGGTTACGAGGTGCTTCAGGCGGCGGACGGCGTGGAAGGGCTGGCCCGGATCGAAGCGGCGGAAGAGGTGCATCTGGCGATCGTCGACGTGATGATGCCGCGGATGGACGGAATCTCGATGACGATGAAGCTGCGCGAGAAGCACGACTTCCCGGTTATTTTTCTCAGCGCCAAATCGGAAGAGATCGACAAAATCGCGGGGCTGAACATCGGGGGGGACGATTATATCGCCAAGCCGTTCGCTCCGATGGAACTGCTGGCGCGCATCCATTCGCAGCTGCGGCGCTACGCGCGTTATTTGGCTCTGTTGTCCGGCGGCGCAGGCGCGGAAGCGGGGAAAAGTACCCGGCACGCGGTCGGAGGGCTGGAGCTGGACGAAGAGACGGTGGACGTCGGCGTGGACGGCGTACCGGTGCGCCTGACGCCGCTTGAATTCAAAATTTTGGCGCTGCTGATCCGGCATCCGGGGCGCGTGTTTCCAGCGGATGAAATCTACGAACGGATCTGGAACGACCGCGCCGTCTCGACGGATACGATCATGGTCCATATCCGCAACATCCGTGAGAAGATCGAGATCAATCCCAAACAGCCGAAATATTTAAAAGTCGTATGGGGGGTCGGGTATAAAATTGAAAAACAATGA
- a CDS encoding LysR family transcriptional regulator — protein MELTYLRTFREVARRQSFTRAAEELGYAQSSVTMQMQKLEREYGVALFERYGRQLRLTQPGEALLKLAMQMLELYDESKEAIGNQLDGAVTIGTIDSLAAYYLPPHLQQLRLKHPGIAIQMLPDSESNLINKLKDGEYDLVLLLDRKPADPSLRCLTVREEPLVLVAPPGHPLTATGSADSIRPNDLGGCELIVSEGSCLYRSTFEKVLREHGVAYRIGFELGSLEAIKHCVMNGLGIALLPQIAVEEELRRGTLASIPFVHPDLRFHLQILLHPKKWMSQMLLTLIGLMTGEDAERVNERLSRADVSVK, from the coding sequence ATGGAATTGACCTATCTCCGCACTTTTCGGGAAGTGGCCCGGCGCCAAAGCTTCACGCGCGCAGCCGAAGAACTCGGCTATGCCCAATCCAGCGTCACGATGCAGATGCAAAAGCTGGAACGCGAGTACGGCGTGGCGCTGTTCGAACGCTACGGCCGCCAGCTCCGGCTGACGCAGCCGGGCGAAGCGCTGCTCAAGCTGGCGATGCAAATGCTCGAACTGTACGACGAGTCCAAAGAAGCGATCGGCAACCAGCTGGACGGCGCAGTCACCATCGGAACGATCGATTCGCTGGCCGCCTATTATCTGCCGCCACATTTGCAGCAGCTTCGGCTGAAGCATCCCGGCATCGCGATCCAGATGCTGCCCGACAGCGAGAGCAATCTGATCAACAAGCTCAAAGACGGCGAATACGATCTCGTGCTGCTGCTCGACCGCAAGCCGGCCGATCCTTCGCTGCGCTGCCTCACCGTGCGCGAAGAACCGCTCGTGCTCGTCGCGCCGCCCGGGCATCCGCTTACCGCGACCGGCAGCGCGGACAGCATCCGCCCGAATGACCTGGGCGGATGCGAGCTCATCGTCTCCGAAGGCAGCTGCCTGTACCGCAGCACGTTCGAGAAAGTGCTGCGCGAACACGGCGTCGCGTACCGGATCGGCTTCGAACTCGGCAGCCTTGAAGCGATCAAGCACTGCGTCATGAACGGCCTGGGCATCGCGCTGCTCCCGCAGATCGCCGTCGAGGAAGAACTGCGCCGCGGCACGCTCGCCAGCATCCCGTTCGTCCATCCCGACCTGCGCTTCCACCTGCAAATTCTGCTGCATCCCAAAAAGTGGATGTCCCAGATGCTCCTCACGCTGATCGGCCTCATGACCGGCGAAGACGCCGAGCGGGTAAACGAACGGCTAAGCAGAGCGGACGTATCGGTGAAGTGA
- a CDS encoding acyltransferase produces MSATTSPLPPSEPPASRERVGEWGLLRGLSFLAIVLQHSLGEYVYRSDILYPDAVTIGLLYHFIRYGTLTFVFLAGAILFYQYGRSSKRYGPVLFKRIGDIYVPFACWTVLYWIVVQRLSGHAVFAVGDLPLLLQQFVAPTYGYHLWFVVMIFQFYLFFPLFRGAAAGIGRWTGAGSSERARAVRIGLLMLLLALAYGWLMYLSYYRMPSWQTEGLWQTLLQYRTYEFPYYVFYFVLGGICGLHLERFRAFTLKLLPWSTLAFIGMYLWMNADLLRFSGEQINLNVSTYLKPTSFVAVTAQILMLYGWALLLQKNGGWWKKMLLLCGKYSFGAYLSHAMMLMFIAVQTRDLTLSGYHPAAAVLTALLVAAASLLLCAGLSRLPGGRWLTGGAGKKRRTAD; encoded by the coding sequence ATGTCCGCTACGACTTCGCCGCTGCCTCCAAGCGAGCCTCCCGCTTCGCGCGAACGCGTCGGGGAATGGGGGCTGCTGCGCGGCTTGTCTTTTCTCGCCATCGTGCTTCAGCACAGTCTGGGCGAATACGTGTACCGCAGCGACATTCTGTACCCGGACGCCGTGACGATCGGGCTGCTGTACCATTTTATCCGCTACGGCACGCTGACGTTCGTATTTCTCGCCGGCGCCATCCTGTTCTATCAGTATGGACGCTCAAGCAAGCGATACGGACCCGTTTTGTTCAAACGGATCGGCGATATTTACGTGCCGTTCGCCTGCTGGACGGTGCTGTATTGGATCGTCGTGCAGCGGCTGTCGGGCCATGCCGTGTTTGCGGTCGGCGATCTGCCCCTGCTGCTTCAGCAGTTCGTGGCACCCACCTACGGCTACCATCTGTGGTTCGTCGTCATGATCTTCCAGTTCTATCTCTTCTTCCCGCTGTTTCGCGGCGCGGCGGCCGGGATCGGACGCTGGACCGGAGCGGGTTCTTCCGAGCGGGCCCGCGCCGTACGGATCGGGCTGCTGATGCTGCTGCTTGCGCTGGCGTACGGCTGGCTTATGTATTTGTCGTATTACCGGATGCCGTCCTGGCAGACGGAAGGGCTGTGGCAGACGCTGCTTCAGTATCGGACGTACGAATTCCCTTATTACGTCTTCTACTTCGTATTGGGGGGCATCTGCGGACTTCATCTGGAACGGTTTCGGGCATTTACGCTCAAGCTGCTGCCGTGGAGCACGCTCGCTTTTATCGGCATGTATCTGTGGATGAACGCCGACCTGCTGCGCTTCTCGGGCGAGCAGATCAACCTCAACGTGTCGACGTACCTGAAGCCGACCAGCTTTGTCGCCGTGACGGCGCAAATCCTGATGCTGTACGGCTGGGCCCTTCTGCTGCAAAAAAACGGCGGTTGGTGGAAAAAAATGCTGCTGCTGTGCGGCAAATATTCGTTCGGCGCGTATCTGTCGCATGCGATGATGCTTATGTTCATCGCCGTGCAGACGCGCGACCTGACGCTGAGCGGCTACCATCCGGCCGCTGCCGTGCTGACCGCGCTGCTCGTCGCGGCCGCGTCGCTGCTGCTGTGCGCGGGACTGTCGCGCCTGCCGGGCGGACGATGGCTGACCGGCGGCGCCGGCAAAAAAAGAAGAACCGCGGATTGA
- a CDS encoding sensor histidine kinase has protein sequence MKNNERIEQTNGKVQSAREKEQIGWKLPLPEIGPWFVRFGLLGAIAFFVAVAYSALSFEGSEWIEGETTDTSLTEVDPQAWVDRLEKSNYVLPLMLAQQNDAQSGMSEQGMSDPQIYAQTYQKIVPSSLYLPGGSNVFNRSPAGEVIPERFRQQLDALISKWQSGMTEGDGTANRYRMEYGVKHDQSGSWPIRNSSSMTEDFWMFESLTAKRELMEHYGFYAVVEFDASGAMQIPVWYGLGTQWRDRLLVNHTQQIALSAGLENMQPATADASEWKPYMARIRNPQAFTIVYTLPRSTYSAEATLEAYKPAAMHAAGFKYLVLLAIGSAILVGIPPLRSLRRRPSNTGAETGSRRIPYARRLPLEYWLLGAGLPLFFYTPFAVWSYDHGNSPLLEIMAIWIVLLTFWCGLAEFVTRAWLEGGSRVLRTGSLTVTLWEWLHRFDLADASDRSLLKIASAHAVLLAGIVTLAAYVPYAAGIALAVYLVLLFYGIKKRKDQLLAAYARLYASVQGMARGELDVRIDGSLGVFEPMTAELQRVRESFKHAVEEEIKSQKLKSELVTNVSHDLKTPLTAIVTYVNLLQQNHLTEEQRRSYIDVLGGKSQRLTRLIEDLFEYTRASSGAASVAPVSVDLVELLKQARVELKDRLAESGVQLRFAVPEGKVILPLDSEKTFRIFENLYLNIANYAMPGSRAYVELTDTPAEVRIVFKNVSASELDFKPDEIMERFVRGDRARSAEGSGLGLAIVKSLVELQGGTFGLELDGDLFKALIRWPKSGAEGGAVGAG, from the coding sequence TTGAAAAACAATGAACGGATCGAACAAACAAACGGAAAAGTCCAGAGTGCGCGCGAAAAGGAACAGATCGGGTGGAAGCTGCCTTTGCCGGAAATCGGTCCGTGGTTCGTGCGTTTCGGTCTGCTGGGCGCTATCGCTTTTTTCGTCGCCGTCGCTTATTCCGCCTTGTCGTTCGAAGGATCGGAATGGATCGAGGGGGAAACGACGGACACGTCGCTGACCGAGGTAGATCCGCAAGCGTGGGTCGACAGGCTGGAAAAAAGCAATTACGTGCTTCCCCTGATGCTGGCCCAGCAAAACGACGCGCAATCCGGTATGTCGGAGCAGGGGATGAGCGATCCGCAAATCTATGCGCAGACCTACCAAAAGATCGTGCCGTCGTCGTTGTATCTGCCCGGAGGCTCGAACGTGTTCAATCGGTCTCCCGCGGGCGAAGTGATTCCCGAGCGTTTTCGGCAGCAGTTGGATGCTCTGATCTCGAAGTGGCAGAGCGGCATGACGGAAGGGGACGGCACGGCCAATCGGTACCGGATGGAGTACGGCGTCAAGCATGATCAATCCGGCAGCTGGCCGATTCGGAATTCGTCTTCGATGACCGAAGACTTTTGGATGTTTGAATCATTGACCGCGAAAAGGGAATTGATGGAACACTACGGGTTCTACGCCGTGGTTGAATTCGATGCTTCCGGCGCGATGCAGATTCCGGTCTGGTACGGTCTCGGCACGCAGTGGCGGGATCGGCTGCTGGTCAATCACACGCAGCAAATAGCGCTGTCCGCCGGTCTCGAAAACATGCAGCCGGCGACGGCGGACGCATCCGAATGGAAGCCTTACATGGCGCGTATCCGCAATCCGCAGGCGTTTACGATCGTCTATACGCTGCCGCGTTCGACCTATTCCGCCGAAGCGACTCTGGAAGCGTACAAACCTGCGGCCATGCACGCGGCAGGATTCAAGTACCTGGTCCTGCTCGCGATCGGCAGCGCGATTCTCGTCGGCATTCCGCCGCTCCGAAGTCTGCGTCGCAGACCTTCGAACACCGGGGCGGAGACCGGCAGTCGAAGAATCCCTTATGCGAGACGGCTTCCGCTGGAATACTGGCTGCTCGGCGCGGGACTGCCGCTCTTCTTCTACACGCCGTTTGCCGTCTGGTCTTACGATCACGGGAATTCGCCGCTGCTTGAGATCATGGCAATCTGGATCGTGTTGTTGACGTTCTGGTGCGGACTGGCCGAATTCGTGACCCGCGCCTGGCTCGAAGGCGGGAGCCGCGTGCTTCGGACGGGCAGCCTGACGGTTACACTGTGGGAGTGGCTGCACCGGTTCGATCTTGCGGACGCTTCGGACCGCTCGCTGCTCAAAATAGCGTCCGCGCACGCCGTGCTGCTGGCCGGGATCGTGACGCTTGCCGCGTACGTGCCGTATGCGGCCGGGATCGCGCTTGCCGTGTATCTGGTCCTGCTGTTCTACGGGATCAAAAAAAGAAAAGACCAACTGCTTGCGGCTTACGCCCGGCTGTACGCTTCCGTGCAGGGAATGGCGCGCGGCGAACTGGACGTGCGGATCGACGGCTCCCTGGGCGTATTCGAGCCGATGACTGCCGAACTGCAGCGCGTGCGCGAAAGCTTCAAGCACGCCGTCGAAGAAGAAATCAAAAGCCAAAAGCTCAAAAGCGAGCTCGTGACCAACGTCTCGCACGATCTCAAAACACCGCTGACCGCGATCGTCACTTACGTCAATCTGCTTCAGCAGAACCATCTGACGGAAGAGCAGCGGCGGTCGTATATCGACGTACTGGGCGGCAAATCGCAGCGTTTGACCCGGCTGATCGAAGATTTGTTCGAATATACGCGGGCTTCGAGCGGCGCCGCTTCTGTAGCTCCGGTCAGCGTCGACCTGGTCGAACTGCTGAAGCAGGCGCGGGTCGAGCTGAAAGACCGCCTCGCCGAGTCGGGCGTGCAGCTGCGCTTCGCCGTGCCCGAAGGCAAAGTCATCCTGCCGCTCGACAGCGAGAAAACGTTCCGCATCTTCGAGAATCTGTACCTGAATATCGCCAACTACGCGATGCCCGGTTCGCGCGCCTACGTCGAACTGACCGATACCCCGGCGGAAGTGCGGATCGTGTTCAAAAACGTATCCGCGTCGGAACTCGATTTCAAGCCCGACGAGATCATGGAGCGTTTCGTGCGGGGCGACCGCGCGCGCAGCGCGGAAGGCTCGGGCCTCGGGCTTGCGATCGTGAAAAGCCTGGTCGAACTGCAGGGCGGCACGTTCGGCCTTGAATTGGACGGCGATTTGTTCAAAGCGCTTATTCGCTGGCCGAAAAGCGGCGCGGAGGGGGGAGCGGTGGGAGCGGGCTGA
- a CDS encoding GNAT family N-acetyltransferase: MKKADFTKKPVLTGQRTILRPFEPGDGEKMVSILEEVDVRRLTGSAENDEEAHASTTLEQAEHVRVWYDTRNAANDRLDLAIVDAVSGELVGEAVFNEYDENTGNVNFRILIGAAGQGRGLGSEAIALFVQYGFEELGLHRIGLEVFSFNPRAERTYVKNGFVLEGVKREEFAYNGEYIDSKVYGMLRGDYDSRTFRP, encoded by the coding sequence ATGAAAAAAGCGGATTTTACGAAAAAACCGGTATTGACCGGGCAGCGAACGATTTTGCGTCCTTTTGAACCGGGCGACGGGGAAAAGATGGTGTCCATTCTTGAAGAAGTGGACGTTCGGCGGCTGACCGGTTCGGCCGAAAACGACGAAGAAGCGCACGCATCGACCACGCTCGAACAAGCTGAGCATGTCCGCGTCTGGTATGACACGCGCAATGCTGCAAACGACCGGCTGGATCTGGCGATCGTCGATGCGGTCAGCGGGGAACTGGTCGGCGAAGCCGTGTTCAACGAATACGACGAGAATACGGGCAACGTCAATTTCCGCATCCTGATCGGAGCGGCCGGCCAAGGGCGGGGCCTCGGCTCGGAAGCGATCGCTTTGTTCGTTCAATACGGCTTCGAAGAGCTCGGACTGCACCGGATCGGACTGGAAGTGTTCAGCTTCAATCCGAGAGCCGAGCGCACCTACGTCAAAAACGGATTCGTGCTCGAAGGCGTCAAGCGCGAAGAATTCGCCTACAACGGCGAATATATCGACTCGAAAGTGTACGGCATGCTGCGCGGGGACTACGACAGCCGGACGTTCCGCCCGTGA
- a CDS encoding GGDEF domain-containing protein: protein MLTKIGEITASIPVVGAGTKCEAVDECFKQNPKLEGLAIVHPDGTNSLMMRVQFYQQIATRYGFTLFMNRPVGVLSNSCPLLVDEGELITDVSIRAMNRPEEELYDLVLVSRGGTLLGAVSVRLLLLSVADVRTQIATFMNPLTGLPGNRIIEDRLQQTLGLESFSVLYIDLDQFKSYNDGYGFKQGDLLLQATANLLSEVFAQPDSFFGHIGGDDYIAILHHHHYEDACSRAIDEFERLKRDFYRSEDLLRGSITGENRFGSRGLIPLVSLSIAVVTNRRRTYDSIEEIVEESARIKKRCKAVQGSIVFADGQTAACSGS from the coding sequence ATGCTTACAAAAATCGGGGAGATCACGGCAAGTATCCCGGTGGTCGGAGCCGGTACGAAGTGCGAAGCGGTCGATGAATGCTTCAAGCAGAATCCGAAGCTCGAAGGACTGGCGATCGTCCACCCGGACGGCACGAACTCGCTCATGATGCGCGTCCAGTTCTACCAGCAGATCGCGACGCGCTACGGCTTCACGTTGTTCATGAACCGTCCGGTCGGCGTACTGTCGAATTCCTGTCCGCTGCTCGTGGACGAAGGAGAACTGATTACCGACGTCAGCATCCGCGCGATGAACCGGCCCGAAGAAGAGCTGTACGATCTCGTGCTGGTCAGCCGCGGCGGGACGCTGCTCGGAGCGGTCAGCGTGCGTCTGCTGCTGCTATCGGTCGCCGACGTGCGCACGCAGATCGCAACGTTTATGAACCCGCTCACCGGGCTGCCCGGCAACCGGATCATCGAAGACCGGCTGCAGCAGACGCTCGGCCTCGAATCGTTCAGCGTGCTGTATATCGATCTCGATCAGTTCAAATCGTACAACGACGGCTACGGCTTCAAGCAGGGTGATCTGCTGCTTCAGGCGACCGCCAATCTGCTCAGTGAAGTGTTTGCGCAGCCGGACAGCTTTTTCGGGCATATCGGCGGGGACGATTATATCGCGATTCTGCACCATCATCATTACGAAGACGCCTGCAGCCGGGCGATCGACGAGTTCGAACGGCTGAAGCGGGACTTTTACCGAAGCGAAGATCTGCTGCGCGGCTCGATCACGGGCGAGAACCGCTTCGGCAGCCGCGGCCTGATCCCGCTCGTGTCGCTCTCGATCGCCGTGGTCACGAACCGCAGGCGGACGTACGACAGCATCGAAGAGATCGTGGAAGAATCGGCCCGGATCAAGAAACGGTGCAAAGCGGTACAGGGCAGTATCGTGTTCGCGGACGGCCAGACGGCCGCCTGTTCGGGTTCGTGA
- a CDS encoding winged helix-turn-helix transcriptional regulator — protein sequence MSEPVKTYNTAVEATLEVIGGKWKPVILFLLTFGKKRNGELLRLLPAVTQKVLTQQLKELEKDGVIVRISHNTVPPKVEYELSEYGWSLKDILHAMCRWGDAHIERTCRKLANPIRPE from the coding sequence GTGAGCGAACCGGTCAAGACGTACAATACGGCGGTGGAAGCGACGCTTGAGGTAATCGGGGGCAAATGGAAGCCGGTGATCCTGTTCCTGCTGACGTTCGGCAAAAAGCGCAACGGCGAACTGCTGCGGCTGCTGCCGGCCGTGACGCAGAAAGTGCTCACCCAGCAGCTCAAGGAATTGGAAAAGGACGGTGTGATCGTGAGAATCTCCCACAACACCGTCCCTCCCAAAGTCGAATACGAACTGTCCGAATACGGATGGAGTCTCAAAGACATCCTGCACGCCATGTGCCGGTGGGGCGACGCGCATATCGAGCGGACCTGCCGCAAGCTTGCGAACCCGATCAGGCCGGAATGA
- the dapA gene encoding 4-hydroxy-tetrahydrodipicolinate synthase produces MLTEQQLHGIYMPIITPFLPNGEVDLESFHKLSSSLVAQGMHGLVVNGTTGESPTVSPEELSLLSAAAKSAIGAAKIPLVLGTGTNDTRASVKKTELAGKLGADAVLAVVPYYNKPSQRGIVEHFRQIASVGLPVIVYEIPARTGVRMEIDTVRTILDMDNVAALKDCSGSTQLLRTLQASGPVKPFLCGDDARLLEFLEAGAAGGMSASAHVRPEEFLNLYRNFRLGRTDEARAIFESLLPLIGLLFEEPNPAPIKWMLAELGQIAHGTLRLPMVTIGEELQSKLLHAGVLRGDALAM; encoded by the coding sequence ATGTTAACCGAACAACAGCTGCACGGCATCTACATGCCGATCATCACGCCTTTTTTGCCAAATGGAGAAGTCGATCTCGAATCGTTCCACAAGTTGTCTTCGTCTCTCGTCGCGCAGGGCATGCACGGTCTGGTCGTGAACGGCACGACCGGCGAATCGCCGACCGTCAGCCCGGAAGAACTGAGCCTGCTGTCCGCCGCCGCCAAGTCCGCGATCGGTGCGGCGAAGATCCCGCTCGTACTCGGGACGGGAACGAACGACACGCGCGCTTCGGTCAAGAAGACCGAACTCGCCGGCAAATTGGGCGCCGATGCCGTGCTGGCCGTCGTTCCTTACTATAATAAGCCTTCGCAGCGCGGCATCGTCGAGCATTTCCGCCAGATCGCTTCCGTCGGCCTGCCGGTTATCGTCTACGAGATTCCGGCCCGCACCGGCGTGCGGATGGAGATCGACACGGTACGCACGATTCTGGACATGGACAACGTCGCCGCCTTGAAAGACTGTTCCGGCAGCACGCAACTGCTGCGGACGCTGCAAGCGTCCGGTCCCGTCAAGCCGTTCCTGTGCGGCGACGACGCGCGGCTGCTGGAATTTCTCGAAGCCGGTGCGGCGGGCGGGATGTCCGCTTCGGCGCATGTTCGCCCGGAAGAGTTCCTGAACCTGTACCGGAATTTCCGGTTGGGCCGGACGGACGAAGCGCGCGCCATCTTCGAGAGCCTGCTGCCGCTGATCGGCCTGCTGTTCGAAGAGCCGAATCCGGCGCCGATCAAGTGGATGCTGGCCGAGCTCGGACAGATCGCGCACGGCACGCTGCGTCTGCCGATGGTTACGATCGGCGAAGAATTGCAGAGCAAGCTGCTGCACGCGGGCGTTCTTCGGGGCGACGCGCTTGCGATGTAG